The following are from one region of the Salicibibacter kimchii genome:
- the purN gene encoding phosphoribosylglycinamide formyltransferase: MKIALFASGSGSNVEAILQAIRAETLYTTPAFVFSDRPNAPVLEKAKRYGVSTHMFRPRDFDSKQQYEESLLQLLDNYDVQWVVLAGYMRLLGATIVEPYTHRIVNIHPSLLPAFPGLDAVGQALGAGVEKTGVSIHYVDAGMDTGEIIQQETVPITSEDTKTSLEEKIKRVEHQLYPETLQQLFEERSKGVLQRDETGIDKCQ; the protein is encoded by the coding sequence ATGAAAATAGCGTTATTTGCGTCCGGGTCAGGCAGCAATGTGGAAGCCATTTTGCAAGCGATTCGAGCGGAGACACTGTATACCACACCGGCCTTTGTATTTAGTGATCGCCCGAACGCCCCGGTGTTGGAAAAAGCGAAGCGTTATGGAGTGTCTACCCACATGTTTCGCCCTCGGGATTTTGACAGCAAGCAGCAATATGAAGAATCGTTGCTGCAGCTTCTTGACAATTACGACGTTCAATGGGTTGTTTTGGCTGGCTATATGCGACTTTTGGGAGCGACGATCGTGGAGCCTTACACCCATCGAATCGTGAATATTCACCCGTCTCTGTTGCCAGCCTTTCCGGGGCTCGACGCCGTTGGACAGGCGTTGGGAGCCGGAGTGGAAAAGACGGGCGTGAGCATTCATTACGTGGATGCCGGGATGGATACGGGAGAAATCATCCAACAAGAAACCGTGCCTATCACATCGGAAGACACGAAAACTTCATTAGAAGAGAAAATAAAGCGTGTGGAGCATCAGTTGTATCCGGAGACGTTGCAACAATTGTTTGAAGAACGATCGAAAGGGGTTCTCCAACGAGATGAAACGGGCATTGATAAGTGTCAGTGA
- the purF gene encoding amidophosphoribosyltransferase produces the protein MFPEIKGLNEECGLFAIWGHPEAAKLTYYGLHSLQHRGQEGAGIVTIDGEELYVHKNTGLLTEAFQAGDLERLSGRQALGHVRYATAGRGGYDNVQPLHFKSEDGSIAMAHNGNLVNYQPLKSELERSGSIFQTTTDTEILAHLMKRGHSDDLRKQFKEALPQLTGAYSFAVMTEDELAVALDPHGLRPLSLGRLGDAFVVASETCAFDLIGADYVRDVEPGEMIIFNERGMFSERFMEAKERALCSMEYVYLARPDSNLEQINVHTARKQLGKQLAIEADVDADVVTGVPDSSISAAIGFSEQAKLPYELGLIKNRYVGRTFIQPSQALREQGVKMKLSAVRGVVEGKRVVMVDDSIVRGTTSQRIVRLLKDAGAAEVHVRISAPPIIRPCFYGIDTSTTDELIAANHSTEEMREMMGADSLRFLSVDGLKTGIGRDAKQPNCGQCLGCFTGEYPTAIPNEHRDLVVAGKG, from the coding sequence GTGTTTCCTGAAATCAAAGGCCTAAATGAAGAATGCGGACTATTTGCGATATGGGGACATCCGGAAGCAGCGAAACTCACCTATTACGGATTGCACAGTTTGCAACATCGCGGCCAGGAAGGGGCTGGGATCGTTACGATTGACGGTGAGGAGCTTTATGTTCATAAAAATACAGGTCTATTGACCGAAGCTTTTCAAGCAGGAGACTTGGAACGTTTATCCGGCCGGCAGGCACTCGGCCACGTGCGCTATGCTACCGCGGGTCGTGGAGGGTATGACAATGTCCAACCGCTTCATTTTAAATCTGAAGATGGAAGCATTGCTATGGCTCATAACGGCAACCTCGTTAATTACCAGCCACTGAAAAGTGAGCTTGAACGAAGCGGGAGCATTTTTCAAACGACGACCGATACGGAAATTTTAGCTCACCTTATGAAACGCGGTCATTCCGATGACCTGCGCAAACAATTCAAAGAGGCACTTCCACAGCTGACCGGCGCTTATTCATTTGCCGTGATGACGGAAGATGAACTCGCTGTCGCCCTCGATCCACACGGCTTGCGCCCGTTGTCGCTCGGGCGGTTAGGGGACGCGTTTGTGGTTGCTTCGGAGACGTGTGCATTTGACCTCATTGGTGCGGATTATGTTCGTGATGTCGAACCGGGAGAAATGATTATTTTTAACGAGCGCGGCATGTTTTCCGAACGATTTATGGAAGCAAAAGAACGTGCCCTTTGCAGCATGGAATATGTGTATCTGGCGAGACCCGATTCCAATCTTGAACAGATTAATGTGCATACCGCGAGAAAGCAACTGGGAAAACAACTGGCCATAGAAGCGGACGTGGACGCCGATGTTGTTACCGGCGTGCCGGATTCATCCATTTCGGCCGCGATCGGCTTTTCCGAACAAGCGAAGCTCCCGTATGAACTTGGTTTAATCAAAAACCGGTACGTCGGACGGACGTTTATTCAACCTTCGCAAGCATTGCGCGAACAAGGTGTAAAAATGAAACTTTCCGCCGTGCGCGGGGTTGTGGAAGGCAAGCGGGTCGTGATGGTCGATGATTCCATCGTACGCGGAACGACGAGCCAACGAATTGTGCGCCTGTTAAAAGACGCCGGCGCCGCCGAGGTGCACGTGCGCATCAGCGCGCCACCAATTATCCGACCGTGTTTTTATGGGATTGATACCTCAACCACCGATGAATTAATCGCGGCTAATCATTCGACGGAAGAGATGCGCGAGATGATGGGCGCAGATTCCTTGCGATTTTTATCGGTCGACGGCTTAAAGACAGGTATCGGGAGAGATGCGAAACAGCCCAATTGCGGTCAGTGTCTCGGGTGCTTTACCGGCGAGTATCCAACCGCGATCCCAAATGAACATAGAGACCTTGTCGTTGCAGGAAAAGGATAG
- the purM gene encoding phosphoribosylformylglycinamidine cyclo-ligase codes for MNIETLSLQEKDRGKYDVRDAYKEAGVDVKAGYEAVSRMKKHVERTKRSGVLGALGGFGGTFDLSALEYKAPVLVSGTDGVGTKLLLAFAAAQHDTIGEDAVAMCVNDILVQGAEPLYFLDYIAAGKTDPARMEAIVKGVSNGCRQAGCALIGGETAEMPGMYDEHEYDVAGFVVGVVEKDALITGDEVQVGDRLIGLPSTGVHSNGFSLVRKIIKDKGLDLQKTYAPMEGVPLGEALLTPTKIYAQHIQALLSALPVSGMAHITGGGLLENVPRMLPEGLGANIDPVHWEHPDIFSFLQQQGKLSDMDMYSTFNMGIGYVIAVRPEREEEALGILPDARAIGTVDQSEALTIEGVSPA; via the coding sequence ATGAACATAGAGACCTTGTCGTTGCAGGAAAAGGATAGGGGGAAATACGACGTGCGAGATGCATACAAAGAAGCGGGCGTTGACGTCAAGGCGGGCTATGAAGCTGTCTCCCGCATGAAAAAACACGTGGAACGGACGAAACGCTCTGGCGTACTTGGTGCCCTTGGCGGTTTTGGCGGCACGTTTGATCTATCCGCGCTCGAGTACAAAGCGCCGGTGCTCGTTTCCGGAACGGATGGCGTCGGAACGAAGCTGCTGCTCGCCTTTGCTGCCGCTCAGCATGACACGATCGGCGAAGATGCCGTCGCCATGTGCGTCAATGATATTCTCGTTCAAGGCGCTGAGCCGCTTTATTTTCTTGATTACATCGCTGCCGGGAAAACCGATCCCGCGCGCATGGAGGCGATCGTCAAGGGCGTCAGCAATGGCTGCCGGCAGGCGGGTTGTGCGCTCATCGGAGGCGAAACGGCGGAAATGCCGGGCATGTATGATGAACATGAATATGATGTGGCCGGTTTTGTTGTCGGTGTCGTGGAAAAAGATGCGCTTATTACGGGGGATGAGGTGCAAGTAGGTGATCGCTTGATCGGATTGCCGTCGACAGGCGTGCACAGCAACGGATTTTCGCTCGTGCGAAAAATCATCAAGGATAAAGGGTTGGATTTGCAAAAAACGTATGCCCCCATGGAGGGGGTCCCCCTCGGCGAAGCGTTGTTAACGCCGACGAAGATTTACGCACAGCACATTCAGGCATTGCTCTCGGCGTTGCCGGTGAGCGGAATGGCGCATATTACCGGCGGTGGTCTGTTGGAAAACGTGCCGAGAATGTTGCCGGAAGGATTGGGTGCGAACATCGACCCAGTGCATTGGGAGCACCCGGATATTTTTTCTTTTCTGCAGCAACAAGGGAAATTAAGTGATATGGACATGTATAGCACGTTCAATATGGGCATCGGTTATGTGATCGCGGTCAGACCGGAACGAGAAGAAGAGGCACTTGGCATTCTTCCCGATGCGCGTGCGATTGGTACGGTCGATCAAAGCGAAGCGCTCACGATCGAGGGGGTCTCCCCGGCATGA